From Xyrauchen texanus isolate HMW12.3.18 chromosome 9, RBS_HiC_50CHRs, whole genome shotgun sequence, the proteins below share one genomic window:
- the LOC127649010 gene encoding inhibitor of growth protein 5-like, translated as MAKGIYLEHYLDSIEGLPFELQRNFSLMGDLDNRTEEKKAEIGELASEYIEKVKSLESEERVQHLKKIENAYNKCKEYSDDKVQLAMQIYEMVDKHIRQLDADLARFENDLKEKLDPISLDSSDEKLSQKEKNTKDKKGSHGRDKKESDQDSPKHKKQKHSPSISEALLSMHPSDVLDMPVDPNEPTYCLCSQVSYGEMIGCDNADCPIEWFHFACVGLTTKPKGKWYCPRCTQDMRKK; from the exons ATGGCTAAAGGAATTTATTTAGAACATTATCTAGACA GTATTGAGGGACTTCCCTTCGAGTTGCAGAGAAACTTTTCATTGATGGGCGATTTGGATAATAGGACTGAAG AGAAAAAAGCAGAGATCGGTGAACTAGCTTCTGAGTATATTGAAAAAGTAAAGAGTCTGGAATCTGAAGAACGTGTCCAGCATTTGAAGAAGATTGAAAATGCCTACAACAAATGCAAAGAGTACAGCGATGACAAAGTTCAGCTTGCAATGCAGATATATGAAATG GTGGATAAACATATTCGGCAGTTGGATGCTGATCTAGCGCGCTTTGAGAATGACCTGAAAGAGAAACTGGATCCAATTAGCCTGGACAGCTCTGATGAAAAGCTGTCTCAAA AGGAAAAGAATACCAAAGACAAGAAGGGATCCCATGGGCGAGACAAGAAAGAATCCGATCAAGACTCacccaaacacaaaaaacagaaGCACAG TCCCAGCATAAGTGAAGCTCTCCTTTCCATGCACCCATCAGATGTCCTGGATATGCCTGTGGACCCTAACGAACCCACATACTGCTTGTGTAGTCAAGTTTCTTATGGAGAAATGATTGGATGTGACAATGCAGAT TGTCCAATAGAATGGTTTCACTTTGCTTGTGTCGGCCTAACAACTAAACCAAAGGGAAAGTG GTACTGCCCACGATGCACCCAAgatatgagaaaaaaataa